One window of candidate division KSB1 bacterium genomic DNA carries:
- a CDS encoding TIGR03545 family protein, translating to MRWKGFIPFLVLVVGVAVVSLFFLDRWVESGLEKAGEAIVGARVEIDGLKVRPTALSFEWKRLQVTDPDQTMRNLIETGRAAFKMNPAALLRKRYVIEEMALEDVRYGTPRAYDGALPGRVRKKTSEPGLIDQLRAELKREIDALPLPEFDLDAITRRLNVDSLIALTGIKIVDRLDSVKTDVVSTYEKHQAFLATFRPDEDLKRVRDELLSIQPAQIRSVEELTASIEKVKNAQRTFQSLERTVVEKHREIHADVDRISGYVPQVDDWVQEDYERLLKLAKLPDLKKPELSKILLGTTVGKQVDQVLGYARLVQGLIPEKKAPKEPKRVRMKGRTIHYPSKYVYPQLLIKKVYLSGRTGAEAQGDLVRLFGEARGITNQPWVYGHPTVIDLGVLQQDKLSGTFRAMLDHTTEAAKDSFVLGLTNKSLGGLPLVASPYLPLKVEQGKADVTWVLRLKKDAFLATMDVRARGLGFQFPAVKPKDRFAALTHEVFAGLDDLTLQLRLAGGGGPTTFHLGSNLDDLLGARLRAVASRELAEAERRIMSKVYAFRDQKLAEVNAAYAQLKGQVVDRIDAYKGQAEELRAQLEAKVKELEAEVEKRKREEEEKLKQRAKKALEGVVPKRP from the coding sequence ATGCGCTGGAAGGGCTTTATTCCGTTCCTGGTCCTGGTAGTGGGCGTGGCCGTCGTGTCTCTGTTTTTCCTGGACCGCTGGGTCGAGTCTGGCTTGGAAAAGGCCGGCGAAGCCATCGTGGGGGCAAGGGTGGAGATTGATGGGCTGAAGGTGCGCCCTACGGCCTTGTCCTTTGAGTGGAAAAGGCTGCAGGTGACCGACCCGGACCAGACCATGCGCAACCTCATCGAGACCGGGCGTGCTGCCTTTAAGATGAACCCGGCGGCCTTGCTCCGGAAGCGCTATGTCATCGAGGAGATGGCGCTGGAGGACGTGCGCTATGGGACCCCTCGGGCCTACGATGGGGCGCTGCCAGGGCGCGTAAGGAAGAAGACTTCAGAGCCAGGTCTGATTGACCAACTCCGTGCCGAACTCAAGCGAGAAATCGACGCGCTGCCACTGCCGGAGTTCGACCTGGACGCAATCACCCGCCGCCTCAACGTGGACAGTTTGATCGCGCTCACTGGGATCAAGATCGTCGACCGCCTCGATTCAGTCAAAACCGACGTGGTGTCCACCTACGAAAAGCACCAGGCATTTTTGGCCACATTTCGCCCGGATGAGGACCTGAAGAGGGTGCGCGACGAGCTCTTGAGCATTCAGCCGGCACAGATCCGCTCGGTTGAGGAGCTCACCGCGTCAATCGAGAAGGTCAAGAATGCCCAGCGCACTTTCCAGAGCTTGGAGCGAACCGTGGTCGAGAAACATCGGGAGATCCACGCGGATGTGGATCGCATCTCCGGCTACGTGCCCCAAGTGGACGATTGGGTGCAAGAGGACTATGAGCGGCTCCTGAAACTGGCCAAACTCCCTGACCTGAAGAAGCCTGAGCTGAGCAAGATTCTCCTCGGCACGACCGTGGGCAAGCAGGTTGACCAGGTGCTGGGTTACGCGCGCCTGGTGCAGGGTCTTATTCCGGAGAAGAAGGCGCCAAAGGAGCCGAAAAGGGTGCGGATGAAAGGGCGTACCATCCACTACCCGAGCAAGTACGTCTACCCCCAGTTGTTGATCAAGAAGGTCTACCTCTCCGGGCGCACGGGCGCGGAGGCGCAAGGCGACTTGGTGCGGCTGTTCGGGGAGGCGAGGGGCATCACAAACCAGCCGTGGGTCTACGGCCACCCGACGGTGATTGACCTGGGTGTATTGCAGCAGGACAAGCTCTCTGGCACTTTCAGGGCGATGCTGGACCACACCACGGAGGCGGCAAAGGATAGTTTTGTGCTTGGGCTGACCAACAAGAGCCTGGGAGGGCTGCCGTTAGTTGCCTCGCCCTACCTGCCCCTCAAGGTGGAACAGGGCAAGGCGGATGTGACCTGGGTGCTGCGACTGAAGAAGGACGCGTTTCTCGCTACCATGGACGTGAGGGCACGGGGCCTGGGCTTCCAGTTTCCGGCCGTCAAGCCCAAGGATCGATTCGCCGCGCTTACGCATGAGGTCTTTGCCGGCTTGGACGACCTGACCCTGCAGCTGCGTCTGGCAGGTGGGGGAGGGCCGACCACGTTTCATCTTGGCTCCAATCTTGATGATCTCCTCGGCGCTCGTTTGCGGGCGGTGGCCTCGCGCGAGCTGGCGGAGGCAGAGCGCCGCATCATGAGCAAGGTCTATGCGTTCCGCGACCAAAAGCTGGCCGAGGTAAATGCGGCGTACGCGCAGCTCAAGGGGCAGGTGGTAGACCGTATCGACGCCTACAAGGGCCAGGCGGAGGAGCTGCGCGCTCAGTTGGAGGCGAAGGTCAAGGAGTTGGAGGCCGAGGTGGAGAAGCGCAAACGGGAGGAGGAGGAAAAGCTCAAACAGCGGGCCAAGAAGGCTCTGGAAGGGGTGGTGCCGAAAAGACCGTAA
- a CDS encoding T9SS type A sorting domain-containing protein: MQNERFCFAVGVAAWCLALCAGSPLRSQSSQNMTLIGRHAEGACVSVHVHNDTAYYSRGGILEVSDFTDPSGGGVLAKIVLPSQPRGMDVVGQYIYVADGEAGLRIIDWAAPGNLQEIGSFRTRDWAQDVAVQGQYAYVAAGAVGVQIVDVSNPHAPFEVGSFNTPYYATCVAVGGTYVFVADDAGGLRILDVSNPAAPMEVASVATGTSTRDVALRGNIAYVADRGQGLRIIDVSDPVHPTEIGSWNLGGMVYGVSVKDTLAFLVGYDQKLRILNVRNPTTPVQITSILLGGLPQRVSIGQYAYVAAGWIGLSVVNIAQPDNPTLHKAMGSGDFTWDVALDGQTAYIAMGQHGMRSLDVSNPTRPRFWGVWYSVHVASGITYHDGRVFVAEQSGGLRIIDVTDIRNPVLEGTLPTQGRTWHAAVRGSLLYVADGPGGLRIADISVPSAPTQVGALDLHANAQAVALYQNYALVATRDSCLLVVDISDSTAPAKVGSYKAGLSSYDVTIEGHFAYVPSVRGLRVLDISDPRHPIEVGSFTALASVYGVDTEGNLAYIACRHNGLQVLDVTDPANPVGVGRYDTGEDARRVVVRDSLAYVADGEDGLYIIRFEGQTPVESHRNASQPKRCTLAQNFPNPANPTTAIPFELAQAGPVRLAIYNVSGQCVTELVDEPMGAGSHRVLWGGTDSQGRAVPSGVYICRLEANGQHEARKLVLIR; encoded by the coding sequence ATGCAAAACGAGAGGTTTTGCTTCGCTGTTGGTGTAGCCGCTTGGTGTCTGGCGTTGTGCGCCGGCTCGCCGCTTCGTTCGCAGTCCAGCCAGAACATGACGCTCATCGGCCGCCATGCAGAAGGTGCCTGCGTCTCCGTACACGTTCACAACGACACCGCCTATTACTCGCGCGGAGGAATTCTTGAGGTGAGCGACTTTACCGACCCTTCGGGAGGCGGCGTCTTGGCCAAGATCGTTCTGCCGTCCCAACCGCGGGGTATGGATGTTGTAGGTCAGTACATCTACGTGGCAGACGGCGAAGCAGGCTTGCGCATTATCGACTGGGCCGCCCCAGGTAACCTCCAGGAAATCGGGTCCTTTCGCACAAGAGACTGGGCGCAAGACGTGGCGGTCCAGGGGCAGTACGCCTACGTTGCTGCCGGAGCGGTGGGAGTCCAGATTGTGGATGTGTCCAACCCGCACGCCCCTTTTGAAGTGGGGTCGTTCAATACACCCTATTATGCCACATGCGTGGCCGTGGGCGGCACGTACGTTTTCGTCGCCGATGATGCTGGTGGTCTGCGAATCCTTGACGTCTCAAACCCGGCGGCACCCATGGAGGTGGCCTCGGTCGCGACCGGCACATCTACCCGCGATGTCGCGCTGCGCGGCAATATTGCCTATGTGGCCGACCGCGGGCAGGGCTTACGCATCATCGACGTCTCTGATCCTGTTCACCCCACCGAGATAGGGTCCTGGAATCTTGGTGGCATGGTATACGGGGTGAGCGTCAAAGACACCTTGGCGTTCCTGGTGGGCTACGATCAAAAGCTACGGATCCTGAACGTGCGTAACCCCACCACCCCTGTGCAAATAACAAGTATTCTCCTTGGGGGCTTGCCGCAGCGGGTGAGCATTGGTCAGTACGCTTACGTTGCCGCCGGCTGGATTGGCCTCTCCGTGGTGAACATCGCGCAGCCTGACAACCCCACCCTGCACAAGGCAATGGGCTCTGGCGACTTTACCTGGGACGTGGCGCTGGACGGCCAAACTGCGTACATCGCCATGGGCCAGCACGGGATGAGGTCCCTCGATGTGTCCAACCCGACACGGCCCAGATTTTGGGGCGTATGGTACTCGGTCCACGTGGCATCTGGCATCACCTACCATGATGGCAGAGTGTTCGTGGCAGAGCAGTCCGGAGGCCTCAGGATCATAGACGTCACCGACATCCGGAATCCGGTGCTTGAGGGCACCTTACCGACGCAAGGCCGCACCTGGCACGCGGCCGTCCGGGGCTCCCTGCTCTATGTTGCCGATGGCCCGGGCGGACTGCGCATTGCCGACATCTCCGTCCCCTCCGCACCCACCCAAGTTGGCGCTCTTGATCTCCATGCAAATGCACAGGCAGTCGCACTCTACCAGAACTATGCGCTCGTGGCCACCCGTGACTCGTGCCTTCTTGTGGTCGATATTTCCGATTCCACCGCGCCCGCCAAGGTCGGATCGTACAAGGCTGGCCTGAGCTCCTATGACGTCACCATAGAAGGCCACTTCGCCTACGTGCCCTCTGTCAGAGGCTTGCGCGTACTGGACATTTCCGATCCAAGGCATCCCATCGAAGTGGGCAGCTTCACTGCCCTCGCCAGTGTCTACGGTGTTGACACGGAAGGCAATCTTGCCTACATTGCCTGTCGGCACAACGGACTCCAGGTTCTCGACGTGACCGATCCTGCCAACCCGGTGGGGGTGGGGCGCTACGACACAGGAGAAGACGCGCGCCGCGTGGTGGTCAGAGACAGCCTGGCATATGTGGCCGACGGGGAGGACGGTCTGTACATCATACGGTTCGAGGGCCAGACCCCCGTGGAGAGCCACAGAAACGCCAGCCAGCCCAAAAGATGCACGCTGGCGCAGAACTTTCCCAACCCGGCAAATCCGACCACCGCCATTCCGTTTGAACTTGCGCAGGCGGGTCCGGTGAGGTTGGCTATCTACAATGTGAGCGGCCAGTGCGTGACCGAGCTTGTGGATGAGCCCATGGGCGCAGGCTCGCACCGCGTGCTGTGGGGTGGCACCGATAGCCAAGGGCGAGCGGTACCGAGCGGCGTGTATATATGCAGACTGGAGGCAAACGGGCAGCACGAAGCCAGAAAGCTCGTGCTCATTCGCTAA
- a CDS encoding T9SS type A sorting domain-containing protein has protein sequence MRIRLWLTLSATVFLASGVGAQRLRSTDLIYKGAFRLPAPSGGSNWSYSGLAMTYYPDGDPSGPADGYPGSLFVLGHDHHQQVAEISIPIPVVSPTKRLADLNTATTLQAFRDIKGSMFGDLELPCAGLEYLPAQGAQTTGKLHFCWGQHFQFERAPTHGWCELNLSSPQPAGPWFFGEYSNYVSNDYLFEIPAEWAARHAPGMRLATGRFREGHWSGMGPALFAYAPWQNGNPPMPNSTLTAITPLLLYGENVPGTPEIVTYEDRAMRGFSPPDCWSGGAWLTAGSASAVIFVGTKAIGRSWYGYSDGTVYPDDPPYPPIPPFPHDERGWWSESIRARILFFDPNELAAVAAGSMQTWEPQPYDSLDIDQYLFDPGFDYPRYKKHSLGAAAFDRARSLLYIVERRADEDEKSLIHVFRVTAGTGVGDASMQEMDFKLLHSYPNPTTSGISLTFTAGCNCSVRIEVHNLAGQLVTVLLDDVVSAGPHTLVWDGRDARGRNLPSGVYLCQVGVGATRHASKIVLVRQ, from the coding sequence ATGAGAATCAGGCTCTGGCTGACACTGTCTGCCACCGTGTTTCTGGCCTCAGGGGTGGGGGCGCAGCGCCTCCGCTCCACCGACTTGATCTACAAGGGAGCTTTCCGGCTGCCGGCACCCTCTGGGGGGTCTAACTGGTCGTACAGTGGGCTGGCGATGACTTACTATCCTGATGGTGACCCATCAGGTCCGGCCGACGGCTACCCCGGCTCCCTCTTCGTTCTCGGACATGACCACCACCAGCAAGTTGCGGAGATTAGTATCCCCATTCCAGTGGTTTCGCCCACAAAACGCCTGGCAGACCTCAACACTGCCACGACGCTGCAGGCATTTCGTGATATCAAGGGCAGCATGTTCGGCGATCTGGAGTTGCCCTGTGCCGGGCTGGAGTATCTGCCTGCACAGGGAGCTCAGACCACTGGCAAACTGCACTTCTGCTGGGGTCAGCACTTCCAGTTTGAGCGCGCCCCTACGCACGGGTGGTGCGAACTCAACCTGTCCAGCCCACAGCCGGCCGGCCCGTGGTTTTTCGGCGAATATTCGAACTATGTCAGCAATGACTATTTGTTCGAAATTCCGGCTGAATGGGCCGCGCGCCACGCACCCGGCATGCGGCTGGCAACGGGCAGATTCAGGGAAGGGCATTGGAGCGGCATGGGACCGGCGCTCTTCGCTTATGCGCCCTGGCAAAACGGGAATCCGCCCATGCCCAACTCCACGCTCACCGCTATCACCCCCCTGTTGCTCTATGGCGAGAACGTGCCGGGCACGCCGGAAATCGTCACCTATGAGGATCGGGCCATGAGAGGGTTTAGCCCCCCGGACTGCTGGTCAGGAGGAGCCTGGCTGACTGCAGGGAGCGCCTCGGCAGTGATCTTTGTCGGTACCAAGGCCATTGGTCGCAGTTGGTACGGGTACTCGGACGGCACGGTCTACCCCGACGACCCGCCCTACCCGCCGATACCCCCCTTTCCCCACGACGAGCGAGGATGGTGGTCAGAGAGTATCCGGGCCAGAATCCTTTTCTTCGATCCGAACGAGTTGGCCGCAGTGGCCGCGGGCTCGATGCAGACCTGGGAGCCGCAACCGTACGATTCGCTGGATATTGATCAATACCTTTTCGACCCCGGCTTTGACTACCCGCGCTATAAGAAACACTCGCTGGGTGCCGCAGCCTTTGATCGGGCGCGGAGCCTCCTCTACATCGTGGAGCGGAGAGCGGACGAGGACGAAAAGAGCCTGATCCACGTGTTCCGAGTGACCGCCGGGACGGGAGTGGGCGATGCTTCTATGCAGGAAATGGACTTTAAACTCCTGCACAGCTACCCGAACCCCACCACATCCGGCATTAGCCTTACCTTCACGGCGGGATGCAACTGCTCGGTGAGGATAGAGGTGCATAACCTCGCCGGGCAGTTGGTGACGGTGCTCCTTGACGATGTCGTGTCCGCTGGCCCCCACACACTTGTCTGGGACGGAAGGGACGCACGCGGACGCAACCTTCCTTCTGGTGTCTATCTGTGTCAAGTTGGCGTGGGAGCCACACGCCACGCCAGCAAAATCGTTCTGGTCCGACAATAG
- a CDS encoding amidohydrolase family protein has translation MKTTFCLLAVLLGSASFGLLLAQEKADLVLFNGKIITVDPQDNIFQAIAIKGDKILAVGNDAEILALMKPGTLKIDLNGKTVTPGLIDSHYHLMYYGAQFWPGYLNIRHPVVTCKADLLRVVGDYARTLTPGAWVSANQGFTLQAFETVDRWDIDAVAPANPAYLRHCSGQYAVVNSLALQIAGIDSSTPNPPGSRIMKDEAGQPTGILSHYPAENLVAKHAPGYGDRSETQKFEDLELAQQLCFQAGYTSIQDVIVGSVEDILAYKHFAESGRLKARVYALLYVDYQQEADTLARRYQPIHVGRFKFGGWKLAMDGGVAARTTLFYDKSVYAAGNCYPYHSQQEMNTIVKTLHDTGLQVAVHVLGDEGIDMTLTAFEYAMQANPRPNPRHRIEHCLFPTTAALQRIRDDGVVVSTQPQWITWYADGWAQATSPAIMNQMVPLKTMLNMRINLAFGCDVPASPYQEPKWAFKGAVLRRTSSGVPLTPDERLTSREALRVHTMGSAYASMSEDSTGSLEPGKYADLVVWSHDLYTMTGEQTNNLAAEMTIVGGEIVYDAGKIPVTAVRTKDQGASSPVLFRLFPSFPNPFNPVTEVTYVLSSPGRVKIAVYNAQGEPVKTLLEAQETAGEHHITWDGTSQDGTAVGSGIYIVTVTAGTHTASRKMVLLR, from the coding sequence ATGAAGACAACATTTTGCCTTTTGGCGGTCTTGCTTGGAAGTGCGAGCTTCGGGCTTTTGCTCGCACAAGAAAAGGCGGACCTCGTCCTGTTCAACGGCAAAATCATTACAGTTGATCCACAGGACAACATCTTTCAGGCTATAGCAATTAAGGGGGACAAAATTCTTGCGGTGGGGAATGACGCAGAAATCCTGGCACTGATGAAACCGGGAACTCTGAAAATCGACCTGAACGGCAAAACGGTCACTCCTGGCCTCATCGATTCCCACTACCACCTCATGTACTACGGGGCACAATTCTGGCCCGGCTACCTTAACATCCGTCATCCAGTGGTCACCTGCAAAGCCGACCTTTTGCGGGTGGTCGGAGATTACGCCCGAACACTGACTCCTGGCGCCTGGGTCTCGGCTAACCAGGGCTTCACTCTGCAAGCCTTTGAGACCGTGGATCGCTGGGACATTGATGCCGTCGCCCCGGCTAATCCCGCCTATCTCCGCCATTGCAGCGGTCAGTACGCGGTGGTCAACTCCTTAGCCCTGCAGATCGCCGGCATCGATAGCTCCACCCCTAACCCTCCAGGCAGCCGCATCATGAAGGACGAGGCGGGGCAGCCCACGGGGATTCTTTCCCACTATCCCGCAGAGAATCTTGTGGCCAAACATGCCCCGGGCTATGGCGATCGCAGCGAGACACAGAAGTTCGAAGACCTCGAGCTAGCACAACAGCTGTGCTTCCAGGCTGGCTACACCTCGATTCAAGATGTGATTGTCGGCAGCGTGGAAGACATCCTGGCCTACAAGCACTTTGCCGAGAGTGGTCGGCTCAAAGCCCGCGTGTATGCCCTGCTCTACGTGGACTATCAGCAGGAGGCGGACACCTTAGCCAGGAGGTACCAGCCGATCCATGTCGGACGCTTCAAATTCGGTGGCTGGAAGCTCGCTATGGACGGAGGAGTCGCGGCGCGCACCACGCTGTTCTATGACAAGAGTGTGTACGCTGCTGGCAACTGCTACCCCTATCATTCTCAGCAAGAGATGAACACCATCGTCAAGACGCTGCACGATACGGGCTTGCAGGTGGCAGTCCATGTTTTGGGAGATGAGGGCATCGACATGACTCTCACCGCCTTCGAGTACGCGATGCAGGCCAATCCCCGACCCAATCCACGCCACCGCATTGAACATTGCCTGTTTCCAACGACCGCCGCACTCCAGCGCATCCGCGACGACGGCGTCGTGGTCTCCACCCAGCCGCAGTGGATCACCTGGTACGCCGACGGATGGGCACAGGCTACCAGTCCCGCGATCATGAATCAGATGGTGCCGTTGAAGACCATGCTCAATATGCGCATTAACCTTGCCTTTGGCTGTGACGTGCCGGCATCCCCGTACCAGGAACCAAAGTGGGCCTTCAAAGGTGCAGTGCTGCGTCGCACCAGTTCCGGCGTGCCCTTGACCCCAGACGAGCGCTTGACCTCACGGGAGGCCTTGCGCGTGCACACCATGGGGTCGGCCTACGCCAGCATGTCCGAAGATTCCACCGGCTCCCTGGAACCGGGCAAATACGCGGACCTGGTGGTCTGGTCCCACGACCTCTACACCATGACCGGGGAGCAAACGAACAATCTAGCGGCCGAAATGACTATCGTAGGCGGCGAGATCGTCTACGATGCGGGGAAGATTCCGGTGACTGCGGTCCGCACCAAGGACCAAGGCGCCAGCTCCCCGGTCCTGTTTCGGCTTTTCCCGAGCTTCCCCAATCCCTTCAATCCAGTCACGGAGGTCACATATGTGCTGTCCTCCCCGGGAAGGGTAAAGATCGCGGTGTACAACGCGCAAGGGGAACCGGTCAAGACGCTGCTGGAGGCACAGGAGACCGCTGGCGAACATCATATTACCTGGGATGGGACTTCCCAGGACGGTACCGCAGTGGGTAGTGGAATCTACATCGTCACCGTGACGGCCGGCACCCACACCGCAAGCCGAAAGATGGTTCTGCTCCGGTGA
- a CDS encoding response regulator, translating into MSVRCRVLVVDDEVPVCKSMAAALADKEREVDMALSGEEALAKDLTTPYDVVVVDLMMPGLSGMDLLKALKGRRPDVAVIMVTGYPSIRSAVQAIKLGAFDYIPKPFAPAELRSLVGRAEERIRVLRPTAELPAERPLVIVPPGLYTIPEHSWARVLDDGSVQVGMHHVFQLSVRQILSIQLPEVGSVVNQGEVLARVSGYDRNVYRLWTPVSGTVIAVNTDLTKEPQRASNDPYGQGWLVLLKPSRLEDDLRNLVRS; encoded by the coding sequence ATGAGTGTTCGTTGTAGAGTGTTAGTAGTGGACGACGAGGTGCCGGTGTGCAAGAGCATGGCCGCGGCACTGGCCGACAAGGAGCGGGAAGTGGACATGGCCCTGAGCGGCGAGGAGGCCTTGGCCAAGGACCTGACCACCCCCTATGATGTCGTTGTGGTGGACCTGATGATGCCCGGGTTAAGTGGGATGGACCTCCTCAAAGCACTGAAGGGGCGTCGCCCGGACGTGGCCGTGATCATGGTCACCGGCTATCCCTCCATCCGAAGCGCCGTGCAGGCAATCAAGTTGGGCGCCTTTGACTACATCCCCAAGCCATTTGCCCCGGCGGAGCTCCGCAGCTTGGTGGGGCGAGCGGAAGAGCGCATCCGGGTGCTCCGCCCGACTGCTGAGCTACCTGCCGAACGCCCCCTCGTCATCGTACCCCCAGGGCTCTACACGATTCCGGAACACTCCTGGGCAAGGGTTTTGGATGACGGCAGCGTGCAGGTGGGCATGCACCACGTTTTCCAGCTCAGCGTCAGGCAAATTCTTTCAATCCAGCTTCCTGAGGTGGGCAGCGTGGTGAACCAGGGAGAGGTGCTGGCCCGGGTCTCCGGCTATGACCGCAATGTCTACCGCCTGTGGACACCGGTGAGCGGCACCGTGATTGCCGTCAACACGGACCTGACCAAGGAGCCGCAGCGGGCCAGCAACGACCCCTACGGTCAGGGGTGGCTTGTCCTGCTGAAGCCCAGTCGACTTGAAGATGACCTCCGCAATCTGGTCCGTTCCTGA
- a CDS encoding cache domain-containing protein, producing the protein MSLSLRTKLLGSSVAVVVASGAVVTWLGARLIGDRVVSQAQDKVRTDLNAARALYEEKARDVADLVRLTATRFFLQQALSTHDLQGLRAELMRIRNHEGLDMLTVTNARGQVLFRAGNPVARGDLQSDDPLVASVLASRRPCWATELLPEPRLLLENPELAGRARIPLLPTPHARQRPEAEETTGMMIAAAAPVLDQNGNLIGILYGGTLLNQHYEIVDRIKNTVYQGKVYKGKDIGTATIFQDDLRIATNVTLPDGARAVGTRASEEVYRQVVGYGRPWIGRAFVVHDWYITAYEPIRNLKGDIIGMLYVGMLEAPYRDLRRQVIFTFLGAALASILFLSAVTYVVTTATIRPVHSLLAAMQKIGAGQLSYRVPETRQDELGSLARSLNQMAAQLEQLTESYRVLTTDLERKVQERTKELERTQEQLVQSEKLSSLGKLAAGVAHEINNPLTSIMINAHLLAEQFQGNPHTEESLRLIIEETERCSTIVRGLLEFSRQQPPQREPTDINEVVRRTLHLCESQILMAKVKVRTSLAEDIPRVMVDRQKIIQVFTNLVLNAVDAMPEGGTLTVISRRGSEDMAEVVFADTGCGIPKHILGRIFDPFFTTKEGKGTGLGLSVSYGIVQAHGGTIAVESEEGSGTMVTVRLPLQVVHPGEKGEES; encoded by the coding sequence GTGAGCCTCTCTTTGCGCACAAAACTCCTGGGCTCCTCGGTGGCCGTGGTAGTGGCCTCCGGGGCGGTGGTCACGTGGCTTGGTGCCCGCCTGATCGGCGACAGGGTCGTGAGCCAGGCCCAGGACAAAGTCCGCACCGACCTCAACGCTGCTCGCGCATTGTACGAAGAAAAAGCGAGGGACGTGGCGGACCTTGTGCGTCTGACTGCGACCCGCTTTTTCTTACAACAGGCCCTGAGCACCCACGACCTCCAAGGCCTCAGAGCCGAGCTCATGCGTATTCGCAACCATGAAGGGCTCGACATGCTCACGGTCACGAATGCGCGCGGGCAAGTGCTGTTTCGGGCTGGCAACCCAGTGGCACGTGGGGATTTGCAGAGTGACGACCCTCTGGTAGCCTCAGTTCTTGCCTCCCGACGTCCTTGCTGGGCGACCGAGCTCTTGCCGGAACCGCGCCTCCTCTTGGAGAATCCGGAGTTGGCCGGGCGTGCTCGCATTCCTCTTTTGCCTACCCCACATGCGCGGCAGCGTCCTGAAGCCGAAGAAACTACCGGCATGATGATAGCAGCTGCAGCCCCCGTGCTGGACCAAAACGGAAACCTCATCGGCATCCTCTACGGTGGTACCCTCCTCAATCAGCACTACGAGATCGTCGATCGGATCAAGAACACTGTGTACCAGGGAAAAGTGTACAAGGGCAAGGACATCGGCACGGCGACAATATTCCAGGATGACCTGCGCATTGCCACGAACGTCACATTGCCCGACGGCGCCCGCGCTGTGGGCACACGCGCATCGGAAGAAGTGTACCGGCAGGTTGTAGGCTACGGGCGCCCGTGGATAGGTCGCGCCTTTGTGGTCCACGATTGGTACATCACCGCCTACGAGCCGATCCGCAACCTGAAAGGCGACATCATCGGCATGCTGTACGTGGGCATGCTGGAGGCGCCGTATCGCGACCTCCGTCGCCAAGTGATCTTTACCTTTCTCGGCGCTGCCCTGGCCAGCATTCTTTTCCTTTCCGCAGTCACCTACGTGGTCACTACTGCCACGATCCGACCGGTGCACAGCCTGCTTGCCGCTATGCAAAAGATCGGTGCGGGCCAGCTCTCCTATCGCGTGCCGGAAACCCGGCAAGACGAGCTGGGCTCTCTCGCGCGTTCGCTCAATCAAATGGCCGCGCAATTGGAGCAACTCACGGAAAGCTATCGCGTCCTCACCACCGACCTGGAGAGAAAGGTCCAGGAGCGCACAAAGGAACTCGAGCGGACACAGGAACAACTGGTGCAGTCGGAGAAGCTTAGCTCGCTGGGCAAACTCGCGGCCGGGGTGGCACATGAAATCAACAACCCCCTCACGTCGATTATGATCAATGCCCATCTACTTGCGGAGCAATTTCAGGGGAACCCTCATACGGAGGAATCTCTGCGATTAATCATCGAAGAGACAGAACGTTGCAGCACCATCGTGCGCGGTCTCTTGGAGTTCTCGCGCCAGCAGCCTCCGCAACGCGAGCCTACCGACATCAACGAGGTAGTGCGCAGAACGCTCCACCTGTGCGAAAGTCAAATCCTCATGGCAAAAGTCAAAGTACGGACCTCACTGGCAGAGGATATTCCCAGAGTGATGGTGGATCGCCAGAAGATCATCCAGGTGTTCACTAACTTGGTGCTCAATGCGGTGGACGCGATGCCAGAGGGGGGAACCTTGACCGTCATCAGCCGACGCGGCAGCGAGGACATGGCAGAGGTAGTCTTTGCCGACACAGGTTGCGGCATCCCCAAGCATATCTTGGGAAGGATATTCGACCCATTCTTCACTACCAAAGAAGGCAAGGGTACCGGGTTGGGCCTTTCGGTGAGCTACGGTATCGTGCAGGCGCATGGGGGAACGATTGCGGTAGAGAGCGAGGAGGGCAGTGGCACCATGGTGACCGTGCGCCTTCCTCTCCAAGTCGTGCATCCGGGAGAAAAAGGAGAAGAGTCATGA
- a CDS encoding hydrogenase maturation protease: MGEPTHQVLVVGVGNLLMADEGVGVHGANALRSVPLPPHVRVMECGTNFMAIAPHVAGLGTLIIIDAVRTGSAPGSLHRFSYEEIERAPAGLRFAHQVNLISSLRLLRAADPSFSTARVVLLGVEPKAIEPSLELSDEVREAMPALIEAVRAEVALEH, from the coding sequence ATGGGTGAGCCTACGCACCAAGTGCTCGTGGTGGGCGTCGGCAATCTCCTGATGGCCGACGAAGGCGTTGGCGTCCATGGGGCCAACGCATTACGGAGCGTGCCCCTACCGCCGCACGTCCGGGTGATGGAATGCGGGACCAACTTCATGGCCATCGCCCCCCACGTAGCCGGTTTGGGCACGCTGATCATTATCGACGCCGTCAGGACTGGCAGTGCACCCGGTAGCCTGCACCGCTTTTCGTACGAGGAGATAGAGCGGGCGCCGGCGGGGCTGCGCTTTGCCCACCAGGTGAACCTGATTTCCTCCTTGCGCCTGCTGCGAGCCGCAGACCCGAGTTTTTCCACGGCGCGTGTGGTGCTTCTAGGGGTGGAACCCAAGGCGATCGAGCCCTCTTTGGAGCTGTCGGATGAGGTACGCGAGGCAATGCCTGCCCTCATCGAGGCAGTGCGCGCGGAAGTGGCACTGGAACACTGA